Proteins co-encoded in one Brassica rapa cultivar Chiifu-401-42 chromosome A02, CAAS_Brap_v3.01, whole genome shotgun sequence genomic window:
- the LOC103853835 gene encoding SEC14 cytosolic factor: MGVVSEEAIDEFLELIDQVEEPLKKTFENVHQGYLREHLSRFLKARDWNVCKAKTMLVECLRWRVDNEIDSILSKPIVPSELYRGVRDSQLIGMSGYTREGLPVFAIGVGLSTFDKASVHYYVQSHIQINEYRDRVLLPSMSKKNGRPITTCVKVLDMTGLKLSALSQIKLVTIISSIDDLNYPEKTNTYYVVNAPYIFSACWKVVKPLLQERTRKKVHVLSGCGRDELLKIMDITSLPHFCRRGGSSGSSHHTEGVDCFSFDHPFHQQLYNYVKHHYETQGQAEPAKQGSFHVGFPEPEAEIAKTIESELHKFENCNGLCQPAYDRKGCP; encoded by the exons ATGGGGGTAGTCTCAGAAGAAGCCATTGATGAATTCCTGGAGCTCATAGATCAAG TTGAGGAGCCATTGAAGAAAACATTTGAG AATGTCCATCAGGGATACCTGAGGGAGCATTTGAGTCGTTTTCTGAAAGCACGAGACTGGAACGTATGTAAAGCAAAAACAATG CTGGTTGAGTGTTTGCGTTGGAGGGTTGATAATGAAATTGACAGTATACTATCT AAACCCATTGTGCCTAGTGAGTTGTATAGGGGCGTACGGGACTCTCAGCTCATAGGAATGTCAGGTTACACCAGAGAG GGCTTGCCTGTCTTTGCTATTGGTGTTGGCCTCAGCACATTCGACAAAGCTTCT GTTCACTACTATGTCCAATCCCACATCCAAATCAATGAATACAGAGACCGTGTATTACTG CCTTCGATGTCTAAGAAGAACGGACGGCCAATCACCACTTGCGTGAAGGTTTTGGACATGACAGGGTTAAAACTTTCAGCGTTGAGCCAAATTAAG TTAGTGACTATCATATCAAGCATAGATGATCTGAACTACCCAGAGAAGACAAACACGTACTATGTTGTGAACGCTCCATATATATTTTCCGCCTGTTGGAAG GTTGTAAAACCTCTTTTACAAGAGAGGACGAGGAAGAAGGTTCATGTGTTATCCGGTTGCGGAAGGGATGAATTATTGAAG ATTATGGACATCACATCCCTCCCACATTTCTGTAGAAGAGGAGGAAGCTCTGGGTCGTCTCACCACACTGAGGGCGTAGACTGTTTTTCTTTTGATCATCCCTTCCATCAACAGCTGTACAACTATGTGAAGCACCATTATGAGACACAGGGACAAGCAGAACCTGCAAAGCAAGGATCATTCCACGTTGGGTTTCCTGAGCCTGAAGCTGAGATAGCCAAAACCATTGAATCGGAACTGCACAAGTTTGAGAACTGCAATGGTCTATGCCAGCCTGCTTATGACAGAAAAGGATGTCCATGA
- the LOC103853836 gene encoding U-box domain-containing protein 37, translated as MNNEIEEEGEEDGRRGGLETVREIQFEGSNSGTVSMNGEDNVYVGVGKGDSSMEALRWALDNLITSSSSTLLYLIHVFPETRSIPYPLGRLTREQASQEQLETFMSQEREKRRTLLNKFIHACSASKVKVETILVESDSVAKALQDLITILHIKKLVLGIDKSSARKANSTRGNSVPEQIMRSTAAELCEVKVICQGKEIKMEETVMERVPSKSPKVQERTPSKSPKQQRLKKDQSNDPFACICFFSKPKTNS; from the exons atgaacaatGAGATAGAAGAGGAGGGAGAAGAAGATGGAAGGAGAGGAGGGCTGGAGACGGTGAGAGAGATTCAGTTTGAAGGGAGCAACAGTGGAACAGTGTCCATGAACGGAGAGGACAACGTTTATGTTGGAGTTGGTAAAGGAGACTCTAGCATGGAGGCATTGCGTTGGGCTCTTGACAATCtcatcacttcttcttcttctactcttcTTTACCTCATCCACGTCTTCCCTGAGACTCGCTCCATCCCTTATCCTT TGGGGAGGCTAACGAGGGAGCAAGCGAGTCAAGAACAACTTGAAACCTTTATGTCTCAGGAAagggagaagagaagaactcTGTTGAACAAGTTCATTCATGCCTGCTCTGCTTCTAAG GTGAAGGTGGAGACAATACTGGTGGAGAGTGACTCGGTGGCAAAGGCTTTACAAGACCTCATCACTATTCTTCACATTAAGAAGCTTGTTCTTGGGATCGATAAGTCTAGTGCAAG GAAAGCAAATTCGACAAGAGGAAACAGTGTTCCTGAACAGATAATGAGGAGCACTGCAGCAGAACTGTGCGAGGTTAAGGTGATATGCCAAGGAAAAGAGATAAAGATGGAGGAGACAGTGATGGAGAGAGTCCCCTCCAAGTCCCCAAAAGTGCAGGAGAGAACTCCCTCCAAGTCTCCAAAACAGCAGCGGCTGAAGAAAGATCAATCCAATGACCCTTTTGCTTGCATTTGCTTTTTCAGTAAGCCCAAAACTAACAGTTAA